A window of Paenibacillus sp. 19GGS1-52 contains these coding sequences:
- the ilvB gene encoding biosynthetic-type acetolactate synthase large subunit: protein MSAQIPEVRSTEELREKWNKPEVISGSEILLRSLVLEGVDTVFGYPGGAVLYIYDALHGFTDFKHILTRHEQGAIHAADGYARASGKAGVCIATSGPGATNLVTGIATAFMDSVPLVVITGNVFSSLIGTDAFQEADITGITMPITKHSYLVRDVEDLPRVIHEAFHIANTGRKGPVLVDIPKDVSAAKTLFTPVTTVNLRGYNPRTVPNKLQLDKLVRAIAVAERPIIIAGGGVIYSGAHEAMFEFVKKTEIPITTTLLGLGCFPSAEDLWMGMPGMHGTYTANNAIQQCDLLINIGARFDDRVTGKLDGFAPKAKIVHIDIDPAEIGKNVSPDIPIVGDVKTVLEMLNPEVGRATKADAWRKTIAQWKQDQPLRYKDSETELKPQWVIEMINETTKGEAIVTTDVGQHQMWAAQYYKFNKPRSWITSGGLGTMGFGFPSAIGAQMAFPERLVVSINGDGGMQMCSQELAICAINNIPVKIVVINNQVLGMVRQWQNLIYEKRYSYTDLGGSPDFVKLAEAYGVKGLRATNKAEANAAWQEALETPGPVLVEFVVPKDENVYPMVTQGSTIDNMLMGDE from the coding sequence ATGAGCGCGCAGATACCGGAAGTGCGGTCTACAGAGGAATTACGTGAGAAATGGAATAAGCCAGAGGTGATTTCTGGGTCGGAGATTCTGCTTCGCAGTCTTGTACTGGAAGGAGTAGACACTGTATTCGGATATCCTGGTGGGGCTGTATTGTATATCTATGATGCTCTGCATGGTTTCACGGATTTCAAACATATTTTGACACGTCACGAGCAGGGGGCAATTCATGCCGCTGATGGTTACGCTAGAGCGAGTGGAAAAGCGGGTGTCTGTATAGCGACCTCAGGACCAGGGGCAACAAATCTGGTTACGGGTATTGCTACGGCTTTTATGGACTCTGTTCCGCTGGTTGTGATTACAGGTAACGTGTTCTCCTCTTTGATTGGAACAGATGCTTTTCAGGAAGCGGATATTACGGGTATAACAATGCCGATTACGAAGCATAGCTACTTGGTACGGGATGTAGAGGATCTGCCGCGTGTCATTCATGAAGCATTCCATATTGCTAATACAGGCCGCAAAGGACCGGTACTTGTCGATATTCCGAAGGATGTCTCTGCAGCAAAGACATTATTTACTCCAGTAACAACGGTTAATCTGCGTGGTTATAATCCGCGTACTGTTCCGAACAAGCTGCAGCTTGATAAGCTTGTGCGTGCGATCGCTGTTGCTGAACGTCCGATTATAATAGCAGGCGGCGGGGTTATCTACTCCGGAGCGCATGAAGCAATGTTCGAGTTCGTGAAAAAAACGGAGATCCCGATTACGACTACTTTGCTAGGCCTTGGGTGTTTCCCGAGTGCAGAGGATTTGTGGATGGGAATGCCGGGCATGCATGGTACCTATACCGCCAATAATGCCATTCAGCAATGCGATTTGCTGATTAATATCGGAGCCCGGTTTGATGACCGTGTTACCGGCAAGCTGGACGGATTTGCACCTAAAGCCAAGATTGTTCATATCGACATCGATCCGGCTGAAATTGGCAAGAACGTATCGCCTGATATTCCGATTGTTGGCGATGTGAAGACCGTACTGGAAATGCTGAATCCTGAGGTTGGCCGCGCAACGAAAGCGGATGCCTGGAGAAAGACAATTGCTCAGTGGAAGCAGGATCAACCACTGCGTTATAAGGATTCAGAGACGGAGCTTAAACCGCAATGGGTTATTGAGATGATCAATGAAACCACTAAAGGGGAAGCAATCGTTACTACAGATGTAGGACAACATCAGATGTGGGCCGCGCAGTATTATAAATTTAATAAACCGCGCTCCTGGATTACCTCGGGTGGTTTGGGTACGATGGGCTTCGGATTTCCGTCAGCAATCGGTGCACAGATGGCCTTTCCCGAACGGTTGGTAGTATCGATTAATGGTGACGGCGGCATGCAGATGTGTTCGCAAGAGCTCGCTATTTGTGCTATTAATAATATACCGGTCAAAATAGTTGTTATTAACAATCAGGTGCTTGGCATGGTTCGTCAGTGGCAGAATCTCATCTATGAGAAGCGCTACAGCTATACTGACCTAGGAGGCAGCCCGGATTTTGTGAAGCTGGCTGAAGCCTATGGAGTGAAGGGCCTTCGGGCCACGAATAAAGCGGAAGCAAATGCAGCATGGCAGGAAGCACTGGAAACACCAGGTCCAGTATTGGTGGAGTTCGTTGTTCCCAAAGACGAGAATGTCTACCCGATGGTAACTCAGGGTTCGACCATCGATAATATGCTGATGGGAGATGAATAA
- a CDS encoding GNAT family N-acetyltransferase, with translation MIRFRRPKQDDAVILDLIESQLVPLSHLPHSVISQVRKDLPRRMGHGVTLVACPDYESDPLGFVHFMLHGDLLYIDMLAIAPAARRKRWGNLLMVRAERFALSRGCQRAKVAVDIGNTAGLVFYQKLGYIVARYQPQNFCYELEKRFS, from the coding sequence ATGATCCGTTTTCGTAGACCCAAACAGGACGATGCAGTTATCCTCGATTTAATCGAGAGTCAGCTTGTACCCTTGTCTCATCTGCCACATTCCGTGATCAGTCAGGTCCGAAAAGATTTACCTCGGCGTATGGGTCACGGAGTCACCTTGGTAGCTTGTCCCGACTATGAAAGCGATCCACTGGGGTTTGTCCACTTTATGCTGCATGGTGATCTGCTCTACATCGATATGCTGGCCATAGCACCCGCAGCTCGTCGCAAGCGCTGGGGAAATCTGCTCATGGTCCGAGCTGAGCGGTTTGCACTATCACGCGGATGTCAGCGGGCTAAGGTAGCCGTTGATATAGGCAATACGGCTGGTCTTGTCTTTTATCAAAAATTGGGCTACATCGTAGCCCGTTATCAACCACAAAACTTTTGTTACGAACTGGAGAAACGTTTCTCTTGA
- a CDS encoding ABC transporter permease encodes MDVLGQLLNTTLVFSTALIFAALGGIFSERSGVVNIGLEGLMMFGAFAAAVGGYYAQDAGMGAWAPWIGVLCAMAVGVLGSLIHAVASITFKADQTISGTVINFLAAGSTLYMVKLLFDGAGETPLIDGFSKISVPWLSKIPIIGEGIFDSYPTTYLAIVLVLVIYFVLFKTPFGLRLRAVGEHPSAADTLGVNVNRMRYIGVMLSGMLAGMGGATITLTTTSTFAHNTISGQGFIAIAAMIFGKWNPLGAFAAAVFFGFSQAIRNYVQLFEWSKNIPQEFIFMIPYVLTIIVLVSAVGRSSAPSALGQPYDPGKR; translated from the coding sequence ATGGATGTTCTAGGCCAATTGCTGAATACTACGCTTGTATTTTCCACGGCGCTTATTTTTGCCGCACTCGGCGGCATCTTCTCTGAACGCTCCGGTGTTGTAAACATCGGACTTGAAGGCTTGATGATGTTTGGTGCTTTTGCAGCTGCAGTGGGTGGCTATTACGCTCAAGATGCAGGGATGGGGGCTTGGGCTCCTTGGATTGGTGTCCTATGCGCTATGGCTGTAGGTGTGCTCGGCTCATTGATTCACGCCGTTGCGTCCATCACCTTCAAAGCTGACCAGACAATCAGTGGCACGGTCATTAACTTTTTAGCTGCAGGCAGTACGCTTTATATGGTCAAGCTGTTATTTGATGGTGCAGGCGAAACTCCGCTGATCGATGGCTTCAGCAAAATCTCAGTCCCATGGCTCTCTAAAATTCCAATCATCGGCGAAGGGATTTTTGATTCCTATCCTACAACCTACTTGGCAATTGTGCTGGTATTAGTTATTTATTTTGTTCTGTTCAAGACACCTTTTGGTCTGCGTCTACGCGCTGTCGGCGAACATCCAAGTGCTGCAGATACGCTGGGTGTCAATGTTAATCGGATGAGATATATTGGCGTAATGCTGAGTGGTATGCTTGCTGGAATGGGCGGAGCCACGATCACTTTAACGACTACAAGCACCTTTGCACACAATACTATTTCAGGTCAGGGATTTATTGCGATCGCAGCGATGATATTTGGTAAATGGAATCCGCTTGGTGCCTTTGCTGCAGCAGTCTTTTTCGGTTTCTCCCAAGCTATCCGTAATTATGTCCAATTGTTTGAATGGTCCAAAAATATACCACAGGAATTCATCTTCATGATTCCTTATGTGTTGACCATTATCGTGCTTGTAAGTGCTGTAGGACGCTCCTCGGCTCCAAGTGCATTGGGCCAGCCTTACGATCCTGGTAAGCGCTAG
- a CDS encoding ABC transporter permease gives MYRLKKIFTTDSYIVPLVAIVLGFLVGAIVMLVGGYDPIAAYAALFKRVFGSPYDFGEAVREMTPLMLTGLAVAFAFRSGMFNIGADGQVMIGMTAATVVGIKLAFLPSFLLVPLAVIAAGLCGGLWAGFAGYLKAKRGINEVITTIMMNWIALFLANYIVRTFLLLPGQNRSENIPASLSMTFLNSTFDNARLHWGTLIAIAAAIFFYIFLWKTKQGYEMRAVGLNPHAAEYAGMNVGRNIVKAMFISGVFAGLAGAGEVLGVFHYQSVFAASPGYGFDGIAVALLGLTHPLGVILAAILYGTLTYGSAGMSFGADVPPELIRIVIGSIIFFIAAQGIVRWVLKPFYFKRKKEKVL, from the coding sequence GTGTATAGACTTAAAAAGATATTTACCACGGATAGTTATATTGTCCCCTTAGTCGCAATTGTATTGGGTTTCCTCGTTGGGGCTATTGTTATGCTGGTTGGCGGATATGATCCAATCGCTGCTTATGCTGCCCTATTTAAACGTGTATTTGGCAGCCCTTATGATTTCGGAGAAGCTGTTCGTGAGATGACTCCGTTAATGCTAACGGGTCTGGCTGTAGCTTTTGCATTTCGTTCCGGCATGTTCAATATTGGTGCGGACGGCCAAGTCATGATTGGTATGACCGCAGCAACCGTTGTGGGCATCAAGCTGGCTTTCCTGCCTTCATTCCTTCTGGTTCCACTTGCAGTCATTGCAGCGGGTTTATGCGGGGGTCTATGGGCTGGATTTGCAGGTTACCTAAAGGCTAAACGCGGGATTAATGAAGTTATCACAACAATTATGATGAACTGGATTGCGCTCTTTTTGGCCAATTATATCGTAAGAACGTTTCTACTGCTTCCGGGTCAGAATCGCTCCGAGAATATCCCAGCTTCACTATCTATGACCTTCCTGAACTCGACCTTCGATAATGCCCGTTTGCACTGGGGTACATTAATTGCCATTGCTGCAGCTATCTTCTTCTATATATTCTTATGGAAGACCAAGCAGGGTTACGAAATGCGGGCAGTGGGTTTGAATCCGCATGCTGCTGAGTATGCTGGAATGAATGTTGGCCGTAATATTGTGAAGGCAATGTTCATTAGTGGTGTTTTTGCAGGTCTGGCAGGGGCAGGAGAGGTATTGGGCGTATTCCATTATCAATCTGTTTTTGCAGCATCTCCGGGTTATGGTTTTGACGGTATTGCTGTTGCTCTATTGGGTTTAACTCATCCACTAGGAGTTATTCTGGCTGCGATCCTCTATGGTACGTTGACCTATGGTTCGGCAGGCATGAGCTTCGGTGCTGATGTACCACCTGAGCTTATCCGCATCGTTATAGGTTCCATCATATTCTTTATTGCAGCACAAGGTATTGTACGTTGGGTGCTCAAACCGTTTTACTTCAAGCGCAAGAAAGAGAAGGTGTTATAG
- a CDS encoding ABC transporter ATP-binding protein, with translation MSAAAPVVELKQITKRFPGIIANDSISLTLEKGEIHALLGENGAGKSTLMNIVFGLYQPDEGSIEIDGKPVIIDNPNKAIELGIGMVHQHFKLVDPFTVTENIVLGMEPKKGLKIDYKSAAEQVRKLSEQYGLQVNPNAKIHDISVGMQQRVEIMKTLYRGADILIFDEPTAVLTPQEIIELMAIMKRLVAEGKSIILITHKLKEIMQISDRVTIIRRGKVIDTVKTSETNPNELAEKMVGRDVTFKVEKKPPTVGQAVLKLIDVSSKNKDGVSVLNGLSFEVKAGEILGVAGVDGNGQSELIQAITGLRKIDSGSINMSGTEISNLSPRKITEMNVSHIPEDRHKHGLVLDFTVSENMVLETYYKSPYNKNGFLNNEVINQYAEGLVKKFDVRTASIENKARSLSGGNQQKAIIAREIDKNPTLLIAAQPTRGLDVGAIEFVQKQLIEQRDKGKAVLLISFELDEIMNVSDRIVVIYEGQIVGEVFPQDTNDQELGLMMAGSLKRGGNAGV, from the coding sequence ATGAGTGCTGCGGCTCCTGTCGTAGAGTTGAAGCAAATCACAAAACGCTTTCCCGGTATTATCGCCAACGACTCCATTAGTCTGACTTTGGAGAAGGGGGAGATACATGCGCTGCTTGGTGAGAACGGGGCAGGCAAATCTACCTTGATGAATATCGTATTCGGACTTTACCAGCCCGATGAAGGCAGCATCGAAATCGATGGGAAACCAGTTATTATTGATAATCCCAACAAAGCAATTGAGCTTGGCATTGGTATGGTTCATCAGCATTTCAAGCTTGTTGATCCGTTTACGGTAACTGAAAATATTGTCCTTGGCATGGAACCAAAGAAAGGTCTTAAAATCGACTATAAATCCGCTGCGGAGCAGGTTCGCAAGCTATCGGAGCAGTACGGCCTTCAAGTCAATCCGAATGCCAAAATCCATGACATTTCGGTGGGCATGCAGCAACGGGTAGAAATTATGAAAACCCTATACCGCGGAGCGGATATACTTATATTCGACGAGCCGACTGCTGTGTTAACGCCGCAGGAAATTATCGAACTGATGGCTATTATGAAGCGGCTCGTTGCAGAGGGCAAATCTATTATTCTGATCACACATAAGCTGAAAGAAATTATGCAGATTTCCGATCGGGTTACCATCATTCGCCGTGGGAAAGTTATCGATACGGTTAAAACCTCGGAGACCAATCCCAATGAACTGGCAGAGAAAATGGTCGGACGTGATGTTACGTTCAAGGTGGAGAAAAAACCACCAACTGTTGGACAAGCCGTTCTGAAGCTTATAGATGTCAGCAGTAAGAACAAAGATGGTGTCTCGGTGCTGAATGGGTTGAGCTTTGAAGTTAAAGCAGGGGAAATATTAGGCGTCGCTGGTGTGGATGGAAATGGACAAAGTGAACTGATTCAGGCCATAACGGGACTGCGCAAAATTGATTCCGGCTCTATTAATATGTCTGGGACAGAAATTTCTAATTTATCTCCTCGTAAAATTACGGAGATGAATGTTTCCCATATTCCTGAGGATCGCCATAAGCACGGTCTAGTACTTGATTTCACTGTGAGTGAGAACATGGTACTGGAAACATATTATAAAAGTCCGTATAACAAAAATGGTTTTCTTAACAATGAAGTCATCAATCAATATGCAGAGGGACTAGTCAAGAAATTCGACGTTCGCACAGCCTCTATTGAGAACAAAGCCCGTTCATTGTCAGGCGGTAATCAACAGAAAGCGATTATTGCGCGGGAAATAGACAAAAATCCGACATTGCTGATTGCGGCCCAGCCTACACGGGGTCTTGATGTGGGGGCCATTGAATTCGTCCAGAAGCAGTTGATTGAACAACGTGATAAAGGCAAAGCAGTGCTGCTCATTTCATTTGAGTTGGATGAGATTATGAACGTATCCGACAGAATTGTCGTTATTTATGAAGGACAAATTGTTGGTGAAGTATTCCCGCAGGATACGAACGATCAAGAGCTAGGACTTATGATGGCAGGCAGCTTGAAGCGGGGAGGTAATGCGGGTGTATAG
- a CDS encoding BMP family ABC transporter substrate-binding protein has product MKKIFKLSLVTMLAFTVILTGCGNNNNANTGNAAEGNTNAATNAPTEAPTDAPKTDVKVGLVTDVGGVNDKSFNQSAWEALEALKTEAGVEVKYLQSKSNADYEPNLNQFVKDGYNLTWGIGFDLGDAVLKVATENPTANLAIIDSVVDAPNVASVTFSENEGSYLVGVVAGLTTKTNKVGFIGGMESPVIKRFEVGFKAGVAAVNPSAEVKITYAGAYDKPDTGKSLAATLYDDGADIIFPAAGATGNGVFNEAKSRNKAGGTKVWVIGVDKDQSLEFGDDVTLTSMIKHVDEAVKKVSQEVVDGTFKGGTTTVLGLKDNGVGLPETSKANVSADILAKVEEYKAQIIAGTITVPSE; this is encoded by the coding sequence ATGAAAAAGATTTTCAAGCTATCTCTTGTTACGATGCTGGCATTCACAGTTATTTTAACGGGTTGCGGAAACAACAACAACGCTAACACTGGCAATGCCGCAGAAGGAAATACTAATGCAGCAACTAATGCACCAACAGAAGCACCAACGGATGCTCCTAAGACTGATGTTAAAGTCGGCCTGGTTACTGACGTAGGCGGAGTTAACGACAAATCCTTTAACCAATCCGCTTGGGAAGCACTTGAAGCTCTTAAAACTGAAGCAGGTGTTGAAGTTAAATATCTGCAAAGTAAATCAAATGCTGATTACGAGCCGAACCTTAACCAATTTGTAAAAGATGGCTATAACCTGACTTGGGGTATTGGTTTTGACCTTGGGGATGCAGTTCTTAAAGTAGCTACTGAGAATCCTACTGCTAACTTGGCTATAATCGATAGCGTAGTAGATGCTCCAAACGTTGCATCTGTTACTTTCTCGGAGAATGAAGGTTCTTACTTGGTTGGTGTTGTTGCAGGTCTGACAACTAAGACTAACAAAGTAGGCTTCATTGGCGGTATGGAAAGCCCAGTTATCAAACGTTTTGAAGTAGGCTTCAAAGCTGGTGTTGCAGCTGTTAACCCATCTGCTGAAGTGAAGATCACTTATGCAGGTGCGTATGACAAGCCAGACACTGGTAAATCTTTGGCTGCTACATTGTATGATGATGGCGCAGATATCATTTTCCCAGCTGCTGGCGCAACAGGAAATGGCGTATTCAATGAAGCCAAATCCCGTAATAAAGCAGGCGGAACTAAAGTATGGGTTATCGGCGTAGACAAAGACCAATCTTTGGAATTCGGCGATGACGTTACTTTGACTTCAATGATCAAACATGTTGACGAAGCGGTTAAGAAAGTTTCCCAAGAAGTTGTCGATGGTACTTTCAAAGGTGGTACTACTACAGTACTGGGCTTGAAAGATAACGGTGTAGGTCTTCCGGAAACATCTAAAGCTAATGTATCTGCTGACATTCTGGCAAAAGTTGAAGAATATAAAGCACAAATCATTGCTGGAACAATCACAGTTCCTTCCGAGTAA
- a CDS encoding acyl-CoA thioesterase — MLNEDNKLKEKPAFKYCRESRVFKTGRVFPNDVNNHKTLFGGKLMSTIDEVASISAMRHCRTNVVTASSDSVDFLRPIRPTDSVCFESFVSWTGHTSIEVFVKVISENLYTGERAVAATSFITFVAVEEDGTPSPVPAIIPETDEEKLISESANERSELRKVRRTSSKKLASQLNTSKYWE; from the coding sequence ATGTTAAACGAAGACAACAAATTAAAAGAAAAACCTGCTTTCAAATACTGCCGTGAATCACGCGTATTTAAGACTGGCCGAGTCTTCCCAAATGATGTAAATAACCATAAGACTTTATTTGGCGGCAAACTTATGAGCACTATTGATGAAGTTGCTTCTATCTCTGCTATGCGCCATTGCCGAACTAACGTTGTGACTGCTTCTTCTGATTCAGTTGATTTCTTACGGCCGATCAGACCTACAGATTCCGTTTGTTTCGAATCCTTCGTCTCCTGGACAGGGCACACAAGCATAGAAGTATTCGTAAAGGTTATTTCGGAGAATCTATATACCGGAGAGCGTGCCGTCGCTGCCACCTCTTTTATAACCTTTGTGGCCGTTGAGGAAGATGGCACTCCTTCTCCTGTCCCAGCCATCATACCTGAGACGGACGAAGAGAAGCTAATCAGCGAGTCAGCCAACGAGCGTTCTGAACTGCGTAAGGTGAGACGGACAAGCAGCAAGAAATTAGCCTCTCAGCTGAATACAAGCAAGTACTGGGAATAG
- the rplT gene encoding 50S ribosomal protein L20, whose translation MARVKGGFVVRRRHKKVLKLAKGYFGSKHRIFKTAKEQVMKSMVYAYRDRRQTKRNFRRLWIVRINAAARLNGLSYSKLVYGLKLAGVEVNRKMLADLAVNDLNAFNSLAVVAKEKINA comes from the coding sequence ATGGCAAGAGTTAAAGGCGGATTTGTAGTTCGTCGTAGACATAAAAAAGTATTGAAGCTGGCAAAGGGTTATTTCGGTTCCAAGCATCGCATTTTTAAAACTGCTAAAGAACAAGTAATGAAATCGATGGTTTATGCTTACCGTGACCGTCGTCAGACTAAACGTAACTTCCGCAGACTGTGGATTGTGCGTATTAACGCAGCAGCACGTTTGAACGGCTTGTCTTACAGCAAACTTGTATATGGCCTGAAATTGGCTGGTGTAGAAGTTAACCGTAAGATGCTGGCTGACTTGGCTGTAAATGATCTTAACGCATTCAACTCACTGGCTGTTGTAGCTAAAGAGAAGATTAACGCGTAA
- the rpmI gene encoding 50S ribosomal protein L35: MPKMKTHSSLKGRFKITGTGKVLRYKAHKNHLLSHKSKRAKRVLNGNPVMAPGDVRRLRQGLANLKR; this comes from the coding sequence ATGCCTAAAATGAAAACACATAGCAGCCTTAAAGGCCGCTTCAAAATTACCGGAACTGGTAAAGTACTACGTTACAAAGCTCACAAGAATCACTTGCTGTCCCACAAATCGAAACGCGCTAAGCGTGTTCTGAATGGTAATCCAGTAATGGCCCCTGGGGATGTAAGACGTTTGAGACAAGGTTTGGCTAACTTAAAGAGATAA
- the infC gene encoding translation initiation factor IF-3 produces MLNDEIRAKEVRLVGAEGEQIGIKPIREALQMAIDLNLDLVNVAPQAKPPVCRIMDYGKFRYETQKKEKEARKNQKIVDIKEVWFRANIEEHDYQTKFRNVLKFLGEGDKVKCSVRFRGREITHASIGQKILERVKNEVADITVVERQPKLEGRSMIMILAPKAQ; encoded by the coding sequence ATGCTCAATGATGAAATTCGGGCCAAAGAGGTTCGGTTGGTTGGTGCAGAAGGTGAACAAATCGGAATTAAACCGATCCGCGAAGCGTTGCAAATGGCGATTGATCTTAATCTGGATTTAGTCAACGTTGCGCCACAGGCAAAACCGCCGGTATGCCGCATCATGGATTACGGCAAGTTCCGTTATGAAACACAGAAGAAAGAGAAGGAAGCACGCAAAAACCAGAAGATCGTTGATATCAAGGAAGTCTGGTTCCGTGCTAACATTGAGGAACATGATTATCAAACTAAATTCCGCAATGTACTTAAATTTCTGGGTGAAGGCGATAAAGTGAAGTGCTCCGTACGTTTCCGCGGACGTGAGATTACACATGCAAGTATCGGCCAGAAAATCTTAGAGCGTGTTAAGAACGAAGTGGCTGATATTACTGTTGTTGAGCGCCAACCTAAGCTAGAAGGCCGCAGCATGATTATGATTTTGGCTCCGAAAGCCCAATAA
- a CDS encoding glycosyltransferase family 2 protein, translating to MTDALFVTLQVILAAIAVYQFSFSLFGLHKKKKKAHFKPEKSFAVLVAAHNEEQVVGALMENLKQLNYPADLYDVFVICDNCTDGTARIVREHGMNACVRTNSNLRGKGYAIEWMLKELWGMERQYDGVVMFDADNLAHTEFLLEMNNDLCSGARVIQGYIDTKNPEDSWITAAYGVSYWYINRLWQLSRHNLQMANFLGGTGMCFETKLLKEIGWGATSLVEDLEFTMRSASKGIFPRFNYDAKVFDEKPLTFKASSVQRLRWMQGHFTVARRYFFPLLWQSIKERSLTKFDLALYGANVYIVLLTFLMPAVMFIDITMFNGPNIANIYGHLPIWLSYIAVGANIFTFILAMALEKVKYKKVYFYLLLFPIYLISWYPITFYAFFTQNNKQWSHTKHTRVVRLEEVQSKQV from the coding sequence ATGACAGACGCACTGTTTGTTACGCTCCAAGTGATCTTGGCGGCAATTGCAGTTTATCAATTTTCATTTTCGTTATTCGGACTGCACAAGAAAAAGAAAAAGGCGCATTTCAAGCCAGAAAAGTCTTTTGCTGTGTTGGTTGCGGCGCATAACGAAGAACAAGTCGTTGGCGCGTTAATGGAGAATCTGAAGCAATTGAATTATCCGGCTGACTTGTACGATGTATTTGTTATTTGCGATAATTGTACAGACGGAACGGCCCGAATTGTACGGGAGCACGGCATGAATGCTTGTGTTCGTACCAATTCGAATCTGCGAGGCAAAGGATATGCCATCGAGTGGATGCTCAAAGAACTATGGGGCATGGAGCGCCAGTATGATGGTGTTGTAATGTTCGATGCCGACAACCTGGCGCATACGGAATTCCTGCTGGAGATGAATAATGATCTCTGTTCAGGCGCAAGAGTTATCCAAGGATATATCGATACGAAGAATCCGGAAGATTCCTGGATTACTGCTGCTTACGGCGTTTCGTATTGGTATATTAACCGTTTATGGCAGCTGTCACGTCATAATCTGCAGATGGCCAACTTCCTTGGTGGAACCGGAATGTGCTTTGAGACCAAGCTTCTAAAGGAGATTGGCTGGGGAGCTACAAGCCTGGTTGAAGATCTGGAGTTCACGATGCGCAGTGCATCCAAGGGTATCTTCCCGAGGTTTAATTATGATGCCAAGGTATTCGATGAGAAGCCTTTGACGTTCAAGGCTTCATCCGTACAGCGCCTGCGCTGGATGCAGGGGCACTTTACGGTGGCTCGCCGCTATTTTTTCCCTTTGCTGTGGCAGAGTATTAAAGAGCGCAGCTTGACGAAGTTTGACCTTGCTCTGTATGGAGCAAATGTTTATATTGTATTATTGACCTTTCTGATGCCTGCGGTAATGTTCATTGATATAACAATGTTTAATGGACCTAATATCGCCAACATTTATGGACATCTACCTATATGGCTTAGTTATATAGCAGTTGGCGCTAATATCTTTACCTTCATCCTTGCAATGGCACTGGAGAAGGTCAAGTACAAAAAAGTATATTTCTATCTGTTGCTATTCCCTATTTACCTGATCTCCTGGTATCCAATCACGTTCTATGCGTTCTTTACGCAGAACAACAAGCAATGGAGCCACACCAAGCATACGCGTGTCGTAAGACTTGAAGAAGTTCAGAGTAAACAAGTATAA
- a CDS encoding phosphatase PAP2 family protein: MRHLFMKLHLWERHLFQWINGRMHNRFLNFWLFYLTHLGGATGAVGINVLLWAFAPQPLRNTALQALVALAISHLPVAVAKKLYPRMRPYLALPGTHTFHNPLKDHSFPSGHTTAIFAATVPYMAAYPALTVILLPLACTVGFSRIYLGLHYPSDVIAGAAIGTSVAAGTLALWI; encoded by the coding sequence ATGAGACATTTATTCATGAAGTTGCATCTCTGGGAGCGGCATCTTTTTCAATGGATTAACGGACGAATGCACAATCGATTTTTGAACTTCTGGTTATTTTATCTCACCCATCTGGGAGGAGCTACAGGCGCAGTTGGCATCAATGTTCTCCTGTGGGCATTTGCGCCTCAGCCTTTGAGAAACACAGCGCTGCAAGCGCTAGTAGCTCTAGCTATCAGCCACCTGCCCGTTGCGGTCGCCAAGAAGCTGTATCCGCGCATGCGCCCGTATCTGGCGCTTCCGGGCACCCATACGTTCCACAATCCGCTGAAGGATCATTCTTTTCCTTCCGGCCATACCACTGCTATATTTGCCGCTACAGTACCTTATATGGCTGCTTATCCGGCCCTGACCGTTATTCTGTTGCCGCTAGCCTGCACTGTTGGTTTCTCCCGGATTTATCTCGGATTACATTATCCTTCCGATGTTATTGCGGGTGCGGCCATAGGGACCAGTGTGGCAGCAGGCACACTAGCATTATGGATCTGA